GACCACCGCGGCGAGCTGGAGCCGCAGCGGCCCCGGCCGGGAGGTCCCGCCGGGGAGCGCGGCGTACGTCCCGGGCCGCTCCACCATCGCCATCGACGGCCACGCCAGCGCGTCCACCCGGGCACTGACCGCCGAGCGGGCCACGGTCCCCTGTCCGCTCTCCTGGAGGTGGGCCCGGGAGTCCAGCGAGCCCGCGCGGTGGTCACCGAGCAGGAAGAGGTTGTCCTCGGGGACCTTCACCTCGAAGGTGGTGTCGGACGCGCCCCCGGGCACCGGGACGGTCGCCGGATCCAGGGGGGTGGGCCGGGCGTCGTCGAGGTAGGGCTCGTCCAGTTCCTTGCCGTTCACCGTGAGCTTGCCGCCCGTGCCGCAGCACTTCACGGTGTCGCCGCCGACCGCGACCACCCGCTTGACCATGGGCGAGTCACTCCACATGGAATCAGTGAAGATGACCACGTCGCCGCGGCGCACCTGGTCGCCGTCGATCCGCTGTGCAAGCACCCGGTCGCCGGGCCGCACGGTCGGCACCATCGAGTCGGTCGGCACCGTGTACGGCTGGTAGGTCAGCGCCCCCCAGACGAAACCTCCGAGGAAGAGCACAAAGCCGATGGCCACGGCGATTCCCGACAACACGTTGCCGAGACCACCGTGGCCCTTGCCGCCGGCCCGTATGCCGTGCGTACCGCTCGCTCTTGTTCCGCCCATTGCAGCAGCCCCCACACTCGGGATCGTCGACCTGGGCGGCACCCTACCCGGCGGTACGGCCGCCGGTCAGCTTCCGCCTGCGCCACAGGACGACGGGGACCGCGCCCGTCAGCCCCAGGGCCGCCGGCGCGAGTCCGACCGGCGCCAGCCCCGAGGCGTCGAGACCGAGTGCGGCGGCCTTGGCCTGGTGGCCGATGCCGGGCTGGTCGAAGGTGTCCGGAACCGGGAGGGTGGCCCAGCGGGTGACGGGCCACGCGACCACCACGGCCCGGCCGACGACGTCCTTGACCGGCACGAAGCCCTGGGTGGAGTCCTGCATGTGGTAGCGGGAGTCTTGCGAGTTCTGCCGGTGGTCGCCCATCACCCAGATCTTGCCCTTGGGGACGGTGATCGGGCCGAA
This Streptomyces sp. NBC_00539 DNA region includes the following protein-coding sequences:
- the lepB gene encoding signal peptidase I, whose amino-acid sequence is MGGTRASGTHGIRAGGKGHGGLGNVLSGIAVAIGFVLFLGGFVWGALTYQPYTVPTDSMVPTVRPGDRVLAQRIDGDQVRRGDVVIFTDSMWSDSPMVKRVVAVGGDTVKCCGTGGKLTVNGKELDEPYLDDARPTPLDPATVPVPGGASDTTFEVKVPEDNLFLLGDHRAGSLDSRAHLQESGQGTVARSAVSARVDALAWPSMAMVERPGTYAALPGGTSRPGPLRLQLAAVVAGAALVVLGAAYGPVTRVLGRGRRRERVDAR